The Saccharomonospora cyanea NA-134 genome includes a region encoding these proteins:
- a CDS encoding CapA family protein, with amino-acid sequence MAAITLFLAGDVMTGRGIDQILPHPGDHRLRESFVRDARYYVHAVEERNGPLPRPVPFSWPWGSALRAIEAAAPSARILNLETSVTRARAFAPGKPVHYRMRPENLPAVLAARPDVCVLANNHVLDFGRAGLLETLAVLSRAGVRVAGAGHDVAEAASPAVVGTGQTRLAVFAAAASSSGVPAEWAAGPATPGVRLLDSDAPELVEQVAAAKRAGHLVLVSLHWGSNWGYGVASGQMGFAHRLIDAGADVVHGHSSHHPRPIEVYRGRLVLYGCGDLVNDYEGISGFERYRGDLRLLYFPSLDPETGALLALRMVPVQSRRLRLQRAGSRDEEWLRSVLTRCSTPFGTRVDSVDGVLSLAWR; translated from the coding sequence ATGGCGGCGATCACGCTCTTCCTTGCCGGTGACGTGATGACGGGACGGGGAATCGACCAGATCCTTCCCCATCCCGGCGACCACCGGCTGCGCGAATCGTTCGTGCGGGATGCGCGGTACTACGTGCACGCCGTCGAGGAGCGCAACGGCCCGCTGCCACGCCCGGTGCCGTTCTCGTGGCCGTGGGGCAGTGCGTTGCGGGCGATCGAGGCGGCGGCGCCCTCGGCGCGGATCCTGAACCTGGAGACGAGCGTGACGCGGGCGCGGGCGTTCGCGCCGGGAAAGCCCGTGCACTACCGGATGAGGCCGGAGAACCTGCCCGCGGTGCTCGCCGCGAGACCCGACGTGTGTGTGCTGGCCAACAACCACGTGCTCGACTTCGGGCGGGCCGGCCTGCTGGAGACCCTCGCGGTGTTGTCCCGCGCGGGCGTGCGGGTGGCCGGCGCGGGACACGACGTCGCCGAGGCGGCGAGTCCCGCCGTCGTCGGGACAGGCCAGACCCGTCTCGCCGTGTTCGCGGCGGCGGCGAGCTCCAGCGGGGTGCCCGCCGAGTGGGCGGCGGGTCCGGCGACGCCGGGTGTGCGCCTGCTGGATTCGGACGCGCCCGAGCTGGTCGAACAGGTCGCCGCCGCGAAGCGGGCCGGACACCTCGTGCTGGTGTCGTTGCACTGGGGGTCGAACTGGGGCTACGGCGTCGCCTCCGGGCAGATGGGATTCGCTCACCGCCTGATCGACGCCGGGGCGGACGTCGTGCACGGGCACTCCTCGCACCACCCTCGACCCATCGAGGTGTACCGGGGCAGGCTCGTCCTCTACGGCTGCGGTGATCTCGTCAACGACTACGAGGGCATCAGCGGTTTCGAGCGTTATCGCGGCGATCTGCGGCTGCTCTACTTCCCGTCCCTCGATCCGGAGACCGGGGCGCTGCTCGCCCTGCGCATGGTGCCGGTGCAGTCCCGCCGGTTGCGCCTGCAACGCGCGGGTTCGCGTGACGAGGAGTGGTTGCGGTCGGTGCTCACCCGATGCAGCACACCCTTCGGTACCCGCGTCGACAGCGTGGACGGAGTCCTGTCTCTGGCGTGGCGTTGA
- a CDS encoding NRAMP family divalent metal transporter: MTDRLDSAKPTSTVSRGTLLGAVFLMATSAIGPGFITQTTTFTAQLGAAFAFAILLSILVDIAVQLNVWRVVGVSGLRAQDLGNRVLPGVGYLMAALVVFGGLVFNIGNISGTSLGLDALFGLDVKLGGTISALVAVGIFLSKRAGVAMDRLVVVLGLVMIALTAYVAVVSGPPVGEALRQAVVPDTVDFLVVTTLIGGTVGGYITYAGAHRLVDAGVRGPEQVAHVSRSSVTALLVTGVMRAVLFLAVLGVVAGGATLAADNPSADAFHQAAGEVGLRLFGIILWGASVTSVIGASYTSVSFLVSFSPVLQRRRNWLVIAFIAVSLTAFLLLDQAPTTLLVLAGALNGLILPVGFGVLMWVAVRRRDLLGGYRYPRWLLVIGVAAWLLTVYLGWNSLSGIGDLWN; encoded by the coding sequence ATGACCGACCGGCTCGACTCGGCGAAGCCCACCTCGACGGTCTCGAGAGGCACGTTGCTCGGCGCCGTCTTCCTGATGGCCACCAGCGCCATCGGCCCGGGCTTCATCACCCAGACCACCACGTTCACCGCGCAGCTCGGCGCGGCGTTCGCCTTCGCCATCCTGCTGTCGATCCTCGTCGACATCGCCGTGCAGCTGAACGTCTGGCGAGTCGTCGGGGTCTCGGGCCTGCGTGCTCAGGACCTCGGCAACCGGGTGCTCCCCGGTGTCGGCTACCTCATGGCCGCCCTCGTGGTGTTCGGCGGGCTGGTGTTCAACATCGGCAACATCTCGGGCACGTCCCTCGGGCTCGACGCGTTGTTCGGGCTCGACGTCAAGCTCGGGGGCACGATCTCCGCGCTCGTCGCCGTCGGCATCTTCCTCAGCAAGCGGGCGGGTGTGGCGATGGACCGGCTCGTCGTGGTGCTCGGCCTCGTGATGATCGCTCTCACCGCCTACGTCGCCGTCGTGTCCGGGCCTCCCGTCGGTGAGGCACTACGGCAGGCCGTGGTGCCCGACACGGTCGACTTCCTCGTCGTCACCACACTGATCGGCGGCACCGTCGGCGGCTACATCACCTACGCCGGCGCGCACCGGCTCGTGGACGCGGGTGTGCGCGGGCCCGAGCAGGTGGCGCACGTCAGCCGCAGTTCGGTCACCGCGTTGCTGGTGACCGGGGTGATGCGCGCGGTGCTGTTCCTCGCCGTGCTCGGCGTCGTCGCCGGAGGTGCCACGCTCGCCGCGGACAACCCCTCCGCCGACGCCTTCCACCAGGCCGCCGGGGAGGTGGGGCTGCGCCTGTTCGGCATCATCCTGTGGGGCGCCTCGGTGACGTCGGTCATCGGCGCGTCGTACACGTCCGTGTCGTTCCTCGTGTCGTTCTCGCCAGTGCTCCAGCGGCGCCGCAACTGGCTCGTGATCGCCTTCATCGCGGTGTCGCTCACCGCTTTCCTGCTGCTCGACCAAGCCCCCACGACGTTGCTGGTGCTGGCGGGAGCGCTGAACGGCCTCATCCTGCCCGTGGGCTTCGGTGTGCTGATGTGGGTGGCGGTCCGGCGCCGCGACCTGCTCGGCGGCTACCGCTACCCGCGCTGGCTGCTCGTGATCGGGGTGGCCGCGTGGCTGCTCACCGTGTACCTGGGGTGGAACTCGCTCAGCGGGATCGGCGACCTCTGGAACTGA
- a CDS encoding four-helix bundle copper-binding protein, with protein MPVAEMVRSYPADLGGVDRDALVRCIEECVACAQACAACADACLSEPDDVLPSLRKCIRTNLDCSDVCDTTARVLSRHTGYDANLTRAVLEACATVCRSCADECGAHAHHHEHCRVCAEACRRCEQACQELISGLGRGAGV; from the coding sequence ATGCCTGTCGCCGAAATGGTCCGCAGTTACCCGGCAGACCTCGGAGGTGTCGACCGCGACGCACTCGTGCGGTGCATCGAGGAGTGTGTCGCCTGCGCTCAGGCGTGCGCGGCCTGTGCCGACGCATGTCTGTCCGAACCGGATGATGTGTTGCCGTCGCTGCGCAAGTGCATCCGGACCAACTTGGACTGCTCCGACGTGTGTGACACGACAGCGCGCGTCCTCTCGCGGCACACCGGCTATGACGCCAACCTCACGCGGGCGGTGCTGGAGGCCTGTGCGACGGTGTGCCGGTCGTGCGCCGACGAGTGTGGCGCCCACGCCCACCACCACGAGCACTGCCGCGTGTGCGCGGAGGCGTGCCGCCGCTGTGAGCAGGCGTGCCAGGAACTGATCAGCGGACTCGGCCGGGGCGCGGGAGTCTGA
- a CDS encoding serine/threonine-protein kinase codes for MTNSGEGTVLAGRYRLQREIGSGAMGTVWQAVDERLGRQVAVKELLLQPGLDATAAAQARERAQREGRIAARLHHPNAVTVHDVVEHDGLPVLVMEYFPARSLADVLATDGPLSPRAAAAIGAQVAAALAAAHDAGIVHRDVKPANVLLGGDGTAKLVDFGIAHAGGDVTVTQTGVVAGTPAYLAPEVARGRPSSPASDVFSLGSLLFAAVEGIPPFGESEENTLGVLYQVAAGEVAPARRAGPLTPVLEGVLVPDPAARPSAAVVRDQLKAVAEGRTPVLAPAPEELTQPLRAVAVNTPRGGTRLDLHPFDTPSSPNPAGAPAPPPPPPPRRSRRTGLFAVGGGLAVVAAGITIAIASGGGETTTAEPTPGPSTTASSLRPLSAAELLDVVGDYYGHLPGDPQAAYALHGPTLRAQGESEFAGKWAEVRSVTVVSPPRVNGTDTVHVGIRLVLRSGATVTEYHQHGIGRHDGAVVITSDTVLHSETAAPPPQDDRRGEDDRKEEKKEREKEREEEKKQREKEREEEKKRREKDDD; via the coding sequence GTGACCAATTCGGGTGAAGGGACGGTGCTGGCGGGCCGCTACCGGCTGCAGCGTGAGATCGGCAGCGGCGCGATGGGCACCGTGTGGCAGGCCGTGGACGAGCGGTTGGGAAGGCAGGTCGCCGTCAAGGAGCTGCTCCTGCAACCCGGCCTGGACGCCACGGCGGCGGCGCAGGCCCGGGAGCGCGCGCAACGTGAGGGCCGCATCGCCGCGCGCCTGCACCATCCGAACGCGGTCACCGTCCACGACGTCGTCGAGCACGACGGGCTTCCCGTGCTGGTGATGGAGTACTTCCCCGCGCGCAGCCTCGCGGACGTGCTGGCCACGGACGGCCCCCTGTCACCTCGCGCAGCCGCCGCCATCGGGGCCCAGGTGGCCGCCGCGCTCGCCGCCGCGCACGACGCGGGCATCGTGCACCGCGACGTCAAACCGGCCAACGTGCTCCTCGGCGGGGACGGCACGGCGAAGCTGGTCGACTTCGGCATCGCCCATGCCGGGGGCGACGTGACGGTCACCCAGACCGGGGTCGTCGCGGGCACCCCCGCGTATCTGGCTCCCGAGGTGGCGCGCGGGCGGCCGTCCTCTCCGGCGTCGGACGTGTTCTCGCTGGGCTCGCTGCTGTTCGCGGCGGTCGAGGGCATCCCACCGTTCGGCGAGAGCGAGGAGAACACCCTCGGGGTGCTCTACCAGGTGGCCGCGGGCGAGGTGGCGCCCGCACGCCGCGCGGGCCCGCTGACTCCGGTGCTCGAAGGAGTCCTCGTCCCCGATCCCGCGGCGCGGCCCTCGGCAGCCGTGGTGCGCGACCAGCTGAAGGCGGTCGCCGAAGGCCGGACCCCGGTGCTCGCGCCCGCGCCGGAGGAGTTGACGCAGCCACTCCGGGCCGTCGCCGTGAACACCCCTCGCGGTGGGACGCGGCTCGATCTGCACCCGTTCGACACCCCGTCGAGCCCGAATCCCGCCGGCGCGCCGGCTCCCCCACCACCACCGCCACCACGGCGTTCCCGCCGCACGGGGCTGTTCGCCGTCGGCGGTGGCCTGGCGGTGGTCGCCGCGGGCATCACGATCGCCATCGCGTCGGGCGGCGGGGAAACCACCACAGCGGAGCCGACACCCGGTCCCTCGACCACCGCGTCGAGCCTCCGACCGCTGTCCGCCGCCGAACTGCTCGACGTGGTCGGCGACTACTACGGACACCTGCCCGGCGACCCGCAGGCCGCGTACGCGCTGCACGGTCCGACGCTGCGCGCGCAGGGCGAGTCGGAGTTCGCCGGGAAGTGGGCGGAGGTCCGCTCGGTCACGGTGGTCTCACCACCGCGTGTGAACGGCACCGACACCGTGCACGTCGGCATCCGACTCGTGCTGCGTTCGGGGGCCACGGTCACCGAGTACCACCAGCACGGAATCGGGCGCCACGACGGTGCGGTCGTGATCACCTCCGACACCGTCCTGCACTCGGAGACGGCCGCCCCACCGCCCCAGGACGACCGCCGTGGCGAGGACGATCGGAAGGAAGAGAAGAAGGAACGCGAGAAGGAGCGGGAGGAGGAGAAGAAACAGCGGGAGAAGGAGCGGGAGGAAGAGAAGAAGCGGCGCGAGAAGGACGACGACTGA
- a CDS encoding dihydrodipicolinate synthase family protein, protein MPAQIVSAVPVPFTRDGSIDLAEYEKTLTSIEEHVTGVLIAGTTGEFPALEDDERVELFRVAAGLLGADRVIGHVGHASSRQVLRLADAAANTGITRFALLSPYYLPSDDDGVIGFFRSLTEAHPEADVYAYVFPERTGMEISVELLREVLRLPGMVGVKLSGGAADRLPEYATALGDGQELYSGDDGRLPWVVEHGGTGVVSGVSSAFPETFAALARALDDGDTDRVDELQRTVTRLVGLTGPTITRLKAALTVRTGGEWACRMSLPGVPAELRKDIDEVVARFR, encoded by the coding sequence ATGCCTGCGCAGATCGTCAGCGCCGTTCCGGTGCCGTTCACCCGCGACGGCTCGATCGACCTCGCCGAGTACGAGAAGACACTCACCTCGATCGAGGAACACGTCACCGGCGTGCTGATCGCCGGCACCACCGGGGAGTTCCCCGCGCTGGAGGACGACGAGCGGGTGGAGCTCTTCCGGGTTGCGGCCGGGTTGCTGGGCGCCGACCGCGTCATCGGCCACGTCGGCCACGCCAGCAGTCGCCAGGTGCTACGGCTCGCCGACGCGGCGGCGAACACTGGCATCACCCGGTTCGCCCTGCTGTCGCCGTACTATCTGCCGTCCGACGACGACGGTGTGATCGGGTTCTTCCGCTCGCTGACGGAGGCCCATCCGGAGGCAGACGTCTACGCCTACGTCTTCCCCGAACGCACGGGGATGGAGATCTCCGTGGAGCTGCTCCGTGAGGTGTTGCGGCTGCCGGGCATGGTCGGGGTGAAGTTGTCCGGTGGGGCGGCGGACCGGCTCCCCGAATACGCCACGGCGCTCGGCGACGGCCAGGAGCTGTACTCGGGCGACGACGGCCGTCTGCCGTGGGTCGTCGAGCACGGGGGCACCGGTGTGGTGTCGGGGGTGTCGTCGGCTTTTCCGGAGACGTTCGCCGCGCTCGCGCGGGCCCTCGACGACGGCGACACGGACCGGGTGGACGAACTCCAGCGGACCGTGACGCGGCTGGTGGGGTTGACGGGCCCCACGATCACCCGGCTCAAGGCCGCGCTCACGGTACGGACGGGTGGCGAGTGGGCGTGCCGCATGTCCCTGCCTGGCGTGCCGGCCGAGCTTCGGAAGGACATCGACGAGGTCGTCGCCCGCTTCCGGTGA
- a CDS encoding tripartite tricarboxylate transporter permease — protein sequence MNTIADGLGVLLDPTVGVCLLLGLAIGTLVGAFPGITGTMAVALASGFTLTLEPEQGLAVLLTIYVGANFGDRIPSILVNTPGTPASIATTLDGYPLAKQGKAGLALVTSALVTTGGILVSMLVFLFAARPIAQVALEFGPAEMFSLVLFGLTVMVSVSSKSVLKGVLSGIAGLAIATVGRDPITGDERFTFGLNDLSSGLPFIAVIIGLFGIAELFDQLLTHRRGQTKAASTFGRWRPNRSEYRQMARPFAVSSVLGTVIGALPAAGGDIAGLIGWDRAKRMSKRPEKFGKGSLEGLTAADTASSATLGGSLTTTMALGIPGDSVMAVMIGSMVIWGLQPGPSLFTDSPDLVITIGAIMIVATLLSLLISLVRTKGMVRLLDLPPHYLWTGVLLFCLVGTYATTNDIYTVWVMLVAGVLGVIMKRTGFPAGPMVLGLLLGPLAEANLRRALIIDGPSVLVTKPISAVLLALAVLGLLTPILARARASRRERRAAAEAESAASH from the coding sequence GTGAACACGATCGCCGACGGCCTCGGCGTCCTGCTCGATCCCACCGTCGGGGTCTGCCTGCTGCTCGGTCTCGCCATCGGCACGCTGGTCGGAGCCTTCCCGGGCATCACCGGGACGATGGCGGTCGCTCTGGCGTCGGGCTTCACGCTGACGCTCGAACCCGAGCAGGGCCTGGCCGTGCTGCTGACCATCTACGTGGGCGCCAACTTCGGCGACCGCATCCCGTCCATCCTGGTCAACACCCCGGGCACGCCCGCCTCGATCGCGACGACCCTCGACGGCTACCCGCTGGCCAAGCAGGGCAAGGCCGGGCTCGCACTCGTGACCTCGGCCCTCGTCACCACCGGCGGAATCCTCGTCTCGATGCTGGTGTTCCTCTTCGCCGCCCGGCCCATCGCACAGGTGGCGCTGGAGTTCGGACCCGCGGAGATGTTCTCCCTGGTCCTCTTCGGTCTCACCGTGATGGTGTCGGTGTCGTCGAAGTCCGTGCTGAAGGGTGTCCTCTCCGGTATCGCCGGGTTGGCCATCGCGACGGTGGGCCGGGACCCGATCACCGGGGACGAGCGGTTCACCTTCGGCCTGAACGACCTCAGTTCCGGACTGCCGTTCATCGCCGTCATCATCGGCCTGTTCGGCATCGCCGAGTTGTTCGACCAGTTGCTCACCCACCGGCGGGGGCAGACCAAGGCCGCGTCCACGTTCGGGCGTTGGCGTCCCAACCGGTCGGAGTACCGGCAGATGGCTCGCCCCTTCGCGGTCAGCAGCGTGCTCGGCACGGTGATCGGGGCGCTCCCGGCCGCGGGTGGCGACATCGCGGGTCTCATCGGCTGGGACCGCGCCAAGCGAATGTCGAAGCGCCCGGAGAAGTTCGGCAAGGGCTCCCTGGAGGGCCTGACCGCCGCGGACACCGCGTCCAGCGCCACGCTCGGTGGGTCGCTGACCACCACCATGGCACTCGGCATCCCCGGTGACTCCGTGATGGCCGTGATGATCGGCTCCATGGTCATCTGGGGCCTGCAGCCCGGGCCGTCGCTGTTCACCGACAGCCCCGACCTCGTGATCACCATCGGGGCCATCATGATCGTGGCGACGCTGCTGTCACTGCTGATCAGCCTGGTCCGCACCAAGGGGATGGTGCGCCTGCTCGACCTGCCCCCGCACTACCTGTGGACCGGCGTGCTCCTGTTCTGCCTCGTCGGCACCTACGCGACCACGAACGACATCTACACGGTGTGGGTCATGCTCGTCGCGGGCGTGCTCGGAGTGATCATGAAGCGCACCGGGTTCCCGGCGGGTCCGATGGTGCTCGGGCTGCTGCTCGGGCCGCTCGCGGAGGCGAACCTGCGCCGCGCCCTCATCATCGACGGGCCGTCGGTGCTCGTGACCAAACCGATCTCGGCAGTGTTGCTCGCACTGGCGGTGCTGGGCCTGCTCACTCCGATTCTCGCCCGCGCCCGCGCGTCCCGGCGCGAACGGCGGGCCGCAGCCGAGGCCGAGTCCGCCGCCTCCCACTGA
- a CDS encoding tripartite tricarboxylate transporter TctB family protein yields MGRPGQQSAGVDVTGEPDTSTPPTGDVDNDMVTAPRSRPLEIVCASLAVAGTGALVLLARAIELRRETGGIDPRWWPQVLGLVGLALAVLLLLVALVRPPAQRDVEPATRPGWIRLGAAVSLAVVFVVLWPVAGFLPTAPVFLCAATYLFGGRGWKSLVLYPVVLSGLVFLLFHTLLKVPL; encoded by the coding sequence ATGGGTCGGCCCGGACAACAGTCGGCCGGGGTGGACGTGACCGGGGAGCCGGACACGTCCACCCCGCCGACCGGTGACGTGGACAACGACATGGTGACCGCGCCGCGCTCCCGCCCACTGGAGATCGTCTGCGCGTCGCTGGCCGTGGCCGGGACCGGCGCGCTGGTCCTGCTGGCGCGGGCGATCGAGCTACGCAGGGAGACCGGCGGCATCGACCCGAGGTGGTGGCCGCAGGTACTCGGGTTGGTCGGGCTCGCCCTGGCCGTGCTGCTGCTTCTCGTGGCACTCGTGCGGCCACCGGCGCAGCGCGACGTCGAGCCCGCCACCCGGCCCGGGTGGATACGCCTGGGTGCCGCGGTGTCGCTGGCGGTGGTGTTCGTCGTCCTGTGGCCCGTCGCCGGGTTCCTCCCGACGGCCCCGGTCTTCCTCTGCGCCGCGACCTACCTGTTCGGCGGGCGCGGCTGGAAGTCGCTCGTCCTCTACCCGGTCGTCCTGTCCGGGCTGGTCTTCCTGCTGTTCCACACGTTGCTGAAGGTGCCGCTGTGA
- a CDS encoding tripartite tricarboxylate transporter substrate binding protein, whose protein sequence is MISRTAVVVGGLAATAALTLSACTGGGAEGSASFPEDDITFIVQAAAGGGSDLSSRALAEQMEKELGVSIMVENRPGASGSTAMQYVAEQDPDGYTIGFSPVEISMLGHQNFDVDPTNYDFLGQIMLAPGVLSVPADSPYKTLDDFVQAAKQKELSVANAGAGSIWEATAFGLAQEAGAKLASVPFDGGAPAITAAVGGQVDAAVAGAGETMSAYKEGQLRPLAVFHNERHPDMPDVPTAAEAGYDLEFGGWGGVYAPAGLPEDVHTTLENAVKKAAESESFVDTISKPGNLPVYKSAEEFTKFVNSEHERFGQILGAQ, encoded by the coding sequence ATGATCTCCCGGACCGCAGTGGTCGTCGGCGGCCTCGCCGCCACCGCAGCTCTCACCCTGTCCGCCTGCACCGGCGGCGGTGCGGAGGGATCGGCGTCCTTCCCCGAGGACGACATCACGTTCATCGTCCAGGCCGCCGCGGGCGGTGGCTCGGACCTGAGTTCCCGCGCGCTCGCCGAGCAGATGGAGAAGGAACTCGGCGTGTCCATCATGGTCGAGAACCGGCCGGGCGCGTCCGGCTCCACGGCCATGCAGTACGTCGCCGAGCAGGACCCCGACGGCTACACCATCGGCTTCTCCCCCGTGGAGATCTCGATGCTGGGACACCAGAACTTCGACGTCGATCCCACAAACTACGACTTCCTCGGCCAGATCATGCTCGCCCCGGGCGTGCTGTCGGTGCCCGCGGACAGCCCCTACAAGACGCTGGACGACTTCGTGCAGGCGGCCAAGCAGAAGGAACTGTCGGTGGCCAACGCGGGCGCGGGCTCGATCTGGGAGGCCACCGCGTTCGGCCTTGCCCAGGAGGCCGGCGCGAAGCTGGCGTCGGTGCCGTTCGACGGCGGGGCGCCGGCGATCACCGCGGCCGTCGGCGGCCAGGTGGACGCCGCCGTCGCCGGTGCGGGCGAGACGATGAGCGCCTACAAGGAGGGACAGCTGCGGCCGCTGGCGGTGTTCCACAACGAGCGGCACCCCGACATGCCGGACGTCCCGACCGCCGCGGAGGCGGGTTACGACCTGGAGTTCGGTGGTTGGGGCGGCGTGTACGCGCCGGCCGGGCTGCCCGAGGACGTCCACACCACGCTGGAGAACGCGGTGAAGAAGGCCGCCGAGTCCGAGAGCTTCGTCGACACGATCTCCAAGCCCGGCAACCTTCCCGTGTACAAGAGCGCGGAGGAGTTCACGAAGTTCGTCAACTCCGAGCACGAGCGGTTCGGGCAGATCCTCGGAGCTCAGTGA
- a CDS encoding GntR family transcriptional regulator, with amino-acid sequence MSTASAEWQSFVATARPAPALGRHVVDYLRRMIIVGKLRPGTHLVESQLSKTFDVSRGPVRDALRQLEVEGLVESRRRGVFVIGLTPGDIDELYDLRTLLESHAVRSCLRGTARDFAEAREHLARMEAAADAQDPATFAEGDLDFHSAFYKLSGNRRLDNVWQQYRPTFADMLSVTNAEDRDLGPTYRDHVHLLDVIVDGDPAALDLLTEHIEGSRRRMHTAYARFLEQATN; translated from the coding sequence GTGAGCACAGCGAGTGCCGAATGGCAGAGCTTCGTCGCGACGGCACGACCGGCGCCCGCGCTGGGTCGCCACGTGGTCGACTACCTCCGGCGAATGATCATCGTGGGCAAGCTGCGACCCGGAACACACCTGGTGGAGTCCCAACTCTCCAAGACCTTCGACGTCAGCCGCGGTCCCGTGCGCGACGCACTAAGGCAACTGGAGGTCGAAGGGTTGGTGGAGTCCCGGAGGCGCGGCGTGTTCGTCATCGGCCTCACGCCCGGCGACATCGACGAGCTCTACGACCTGCGCACCCTGCTGGAGTCCCACGCGGTCCGGTCGTGCCTGCGCGGCACGGCGCGCGACTTCGCCGAAGCGCGCGAGCACCTCGCCCGCATGGAGGCCGCGGCGGACGCGCAGGACCCCGCAACGTTCGCCGAGGGCGACCTCGACTTCCACTCGGCCTTCTACAAGCTGTCCGGCAACCGCCGGCTCGACAACGTCTGGCAGCAGTACCGGCCCACCTTCGCCGACATGCTGTCGGTCACCAACGCCGAAGACCGTGATCTCGGCCCCACCTACCGCGATCACGTTCACCTCCTCGACGTCATCGTCGACGGCGACCCCGCAGCGCTCGACCTGCTCACCGAACACATCGAGGGCTCTCGGCGCCGCATGCACACCGCCTACGCCAGGTTCCTGGAGCAGGCCACCAACTGA
- a CDS encoding exo-alpha-sialidase: MIYRPVLPTLSLDLPRGHLAFPSVAQLDDGRLFLVWRRGSDHFLARDGVIEAAVSSDLGATWTQIGGLADPADLRDPCIANIGGALWLTYFKGRRDSRADGAFVRRSDDQGTTWGPEYRIDPDMHQAAICAPLLELPDGRLLAVYYGRHSGETFDSVWAATSVDGQTWTSQRLVAGVARAYQEPWAVRREGEITVTFRWGGSDGVGGIQSVDGGTTWGTPTRLFTGTGRPSACWDGDRLVIVYRGERGHTTMRYLHGDVVSAPRVIHRAAPGGMMTYAHPLVVDGGLFCPLCTEDSKGVESELRLTYLSTGGQTPLGWVPSGTLAVLTDYDTTLAAEVFDRPDGPPPGWRNLRGSAIVRDGLLASTTADGNPDVAVLPTGSADVTVSADLRWTGMSGTGVAIRAIDAQNYLWFTAESSGTVLRLYKRHGGTVTKLAGVYGDTAANVWHRYRVEARGPLVRCYLDDELVIDHTLTSGDQALVGRAHLHGVVLNSPNGGTHTCRRITIHA, encoded by the coding sequence GTGATCTACCGACCTGTACTGCCCACCCTGTCCCTGGACCTACCTCGCGGCCATCTCGCGTTCCCGTCCGTGGCGCAGCTCGACGACGGGCGCCTGTTTCTCGTATGGCGCCGCGGCAGCGACCACTTCTTGGCCCGCGATGGGGTGATCGAGGCCGCTGTCAGCAGCGACCTCGGCGCGACCTGGACCCAGATCGGCGGACTCGCCGACCCCGCAGACCTGCGTGACCCGTGCATCGCGAACATCGGCGGCGCACTGTGGTTGACGTACTTCAAGGGCAGGCGCGACTCCCGCGCCGACGGGGCGTTCGTGCGCCGCAGCGACGACCAGGGAACCACGTGGGGTCCTGAGTACCGGATCGACCCGGACATGCACCAGGCCGCGATCTGCGCGCCCCTCCTCGAACTTCCCGACGGGCGGCTGCTGGCCGTCTACTACGGTCGCCACTCCGGCGAGACGTTCGACAGCGTGTGGGCGGCCACCAGCGTCGACGGGCAGACGTGGACGTCACAGCGGCTCGTCGCCGGTGTCGCGCGCGCCTACCAAGAGCCGTGGGCGGTACGGCGCGAGGGCGAGATCACCGTCACCTTCCGGTGGGGCGGCTCGGACGGCGTGGGCGGCATCCAGTCGGTCGATGGCGGCACGACGTGGGGCACACCCACCCGCCTGTTCACGGGCACCGGCCGGCCCTCGGCCTGCTGGGACGGCGACCGGCTGGTCATCGTCTACCGCGGCGAGCGCGGGCACACGACGATGCGCTACCTGCACGGCGACGTGGTCTCCGCACCGCGGGTGATCCACCGGGCCGCACCGGGCGGCATGATGACCTACGCCCACCCGCTCGTGGTCGACGGTGGACTGTTCTGCCCACTGTGTACAGAGGACTCCAAGGGTGTGGAGTCCGAGCTGCGGCTGACCTACCTGTCCACGGGCGGGCAGACCCCGCTCGGCTGGGTTCCCAGCGGCACCCTCGCCGTGCTCACCGACTACGACACCACTCTGGCCGCTGAGGTGTTCGACCGCCCCGACGGCCCGCCACCGGGATGGCGGAACCTGCGCGGCTCCGCGATCGTGCGCGATGGCCTGCTGGCCTCCACCACTGCCGACGGCAACCCCGACGTGGCCGTACTGCCCACCGGTTCGGCCGATGTCACCGTGAGCGCGGATCTGCGCTGGACGGGCATGTCCGGCACCGGCGTGGCCATCCGCGCCATCGACGCCCAGAACTATCTGTGGTTCACCGCTGAGTCGAGCGGTACCGTGCTGCGCCTGTACAAGCGACACGGCGGCACCGTCACCAAACTCGCCGGCGTCTACGGCGACACCGCCGCGAACGTCTGGCACCGCTACCGGGTGGAAGCGCGCGGCCCGCTGGTGCGCTGCTACCTCGACGACGAACTGGTCATCGACCACACCCTCACCAGTGGCGACCAAGCGCTGGTCGGGCGGGCGCACCTGCACGGCGTGGTCCTCAACTCTCCGAACGGCGGAACGCACACCTGCCGCCGCATCACCATCCACGCATGA